A section of the Centropristis striata isolate RG_2023a ecotype Rhode Island chromosome 7, C.striata_1.0, whole genome shotgun sequence genome encodes:
- the LOC131974111 gene encoding ubiquitin carboxyl-terminal hydrolase 29-like isoform X5, translating to MFSCFCRRQKRNCQDDVEVRDEPCSGPQKSVIIEKEPKQHTVVPDTKKSWWRRLFCRKKQQTPVEDVKDDAQTTSTATEISSINTSEESQHEDGVQEVSSAPETSASAATEDEEEDMELLSSSMCFFSLISSIDADEESEEGAGVPEDEEAASANPSIQSEDGEAVEKASSSADILVSTEDKDVPEDTELLSSAPEDKYMSFSCISSTNKESEEEAGVQEASPTAEDEEATSANTTIEPDHDEPVEKASSWLRWLVPRRKKQKVETEPPSETAEMDTDCTEAQPFIIHSKKLNPIGQGGSIDVETLNADIYRKVFLRQKNLLQEKTSASTDVIPREELVCLGFPNLAQTCYMNSTLQGLLTLRPFVHDIIKQKKVWMSHPGSKVLRRFVDVGHSHFNSNKREAKSVLAAFKDAVAEFNSEFKDHQQKDAHEFLSSLLNQMKSLNFDLQESAVNMGFRYTCPVDAHITFQMLSTRTCKGCGKQSMREEDYINLSLDLVHGGSVNQCLKDYLKVNQLEYRCECGAEQSTQRPSFLTLPNVLILQLKRFSFTKTYDLVKVQSPVVLSRELLVNPESSVAEQTTTRYSLVSIVSHLGSTANSGHYICDGAYRPGDNKDRWLTYNDKHVSETTGASVCHNRQQTAYLLFYVKQ from the exons ATGTTTTCTTGCTTTTGTAGACGACAGAAG AGAAACTGTCAAGATGACGTGGAAGTTAGAGACGAGCCATGCTCCGGCCCACAAAAGAG TGTCATTATTGAAAAGGAGCCAAAGCAACACACTGTGGTCCCCGACACCAAAAAGTCCTGGTGGCGTAGGTTGTTCTGTCGTAAGAAG CAGCAGACTCCTGTGGAAGATGTGAAAGACGACGCACAGACTACATCTACTGCCACAGAAATAAG CAGTATCAACACCAGCGAGGAGTCTCAGCATGAAGATGGTGTCCAGGAGGTTTCATCCGCCCCTGAAACTTCAGCCTCAGCTGCAACtgaggatgaagaagaagacatggagttgttgtcttcttctatgtgttttttttctttaatcagCAGCATCGACGCTGACGAGGAGTCCGAGGAAGGAGCTGGTGTCCCTGAAGATGAAGAAGCAGCTAGTGCTAACCCCAGCATCCAGTCTGAAGATGGTGAAGCTGTGGAGAAGGCTTCATCCTCCGCTGACATTCTGGTCTCAACTGAGGATAAAGACGTACCAGAAGACACagagttgttgtcttctgcccCAGAAGATAAGTATATGTCCTTTTCTTGTATTAGCAGCACCAACAAGGAGTCTGAGGAAGAAGCTGGTGTTCAGGAGGCTTCACCCACCGCTGAAGATGAAGAAGCAACCAGTGCTAACACCACCATTGAGCCTGATCACGATGAGCCTGTTGAGAAGGCTTCCAGTTGGCTTCGCTGGCTGGTGCCTCGCCGTAAG AAACAGAAGGTGGAGACAGAACCTCCATCTGAGACAGCAGAGATGGACACAGATTGCACTGAGGCCCAGCCATTTATCATTCACAGTAAAAAACTCAACCCAATAGGTCAGGGTGGGAGTATAGATGTTGAAACTCTCAACGCCGATATATATAGAAAAGTGTTCCTTCGGCAAAAGAATTTGTTGCAGGAAAAAACCTCAGCCAGCACAGACGTCATTCCCAGAGAGGAGCTGGTCTGCCTCGG GTTCCCCAACCTGGCGCAGACCTGCTACATGAACTCCACCCTGCAAGGCCTCCTGACGCTGAGACCTTTTGTTCACGACATCATCAAGCAGAAGAAGGTGTGGATGTCTCACCCCGGATCTAAAGTCCTCAG aCGGTTTGTAGATGTGGGACACAGCCACTTTAACAGCAACAAGAGAGAGGCAAAAAGTGTCCTGGCTGCTTTTAAAGACGCTGTCGCTGAGTTTAACTCAGAGTTTAAGGACCATCAGCAGAAA GATGCCCATGAGTTCCTCAGCTCCTTGTTGAATCAGATGAAGTCTCTGAACTTTGACCTGCAGGAATCAGCAGTTAACATGGGCTTCAGATACACCTGCCCTGTTGATGCTCACATCACCTTCCAGATGTTGAGCACCAGGACCTGCAAAGG ATGCGGTAAACAATCCATGAGGGAGGAGGATTATATCAACCTGTCGCTAGACCTGGTGCATGGCGGCTCAGTAAACCAGTGTCTAAAGGACTACCTTAAA GTGAACCAGTTGGAGTATCGGTGTGAGTGTGGTGCAGAGCAGTCAACGCAGCGGCCGTCCTTCTTGACCCTGCCAAA TGTACTGATCCTGCAGCTGAAGAGATTCAGCTTCACCAAAACCTACGACCTGGTGAAGGTGCAGAGCCCCGTTGTTTTATCAAGAGAGCTGCTGGTGAATCCAGAATCTAGCGTTGCCGAACAG acAACAACTCGCTACTCTCTGGTGAGCATCGTCAGCCATTTAGGATCCACAGCCAACTCTG gACATTATATTTGTGACGGAGCCTACAGACCGGGAGATAATAAAGACCGATGGCTAACTTACAACGACAAACACGTCAGTGAGACGACCGGCGCGTCTGTCTGCCACAATCGCCAACAAACAGCCTACCTGCTGTTCTACGTGAAGCAG TAG
- the LOC131974111 gene encoding ubiquitin carboxyl-terminal hydrolase 29-like isoform X3, whose product MFSCFCRRQKRNCQDDVEVRDEPCSGPQKSVIIEKEPKQHTVVPDTKKSWWRRLFCRKKQTPVEDVKDDAQTTSTATEISINTSEESQHEDGVQEVSSAPETSASAATEDEEEDMELLSSSMCFFSLISSIDADEESEEGAGVPEDEEAASANPSIQSEDGEAVEKASSSADILVSTEDKDVPEDTELLSSAPEDKYMSFSCISSTNKESEEEAGVQEASPTAEDEEATSANTTIEPDHDEPVEKASSWLRWLVPRRKKQKVETEPPSETAEMDTDCTEAQPFIIHSKKLNPIGQGGSIDVETLNADIYRKVFLRQKNLLQEKTSASTDVIPREELVCLGFPNLAQTCYMNSTLQGLLTLRPFVHDIIKQKKVWMSHPGSKVLRRFVDVGHSHFNSNKREAKSVLAAFKDAVAEFNSEFKDHQQKDAHEFLSSLLNQMKSLNFDLQESAVNMGFRYTCPVDAHITFQMLSTRTCKGCGKQSMREEDYINLSLDLVHGGSVNQCLKDYLKVNQLEYRCECGAEQSTQRPSFLTLPNVLILQLKRFSFTKTYDLVKVQSPVVLSRELLVNPESSVAEQTTTRYSLVSIVSHLGSTANSGHYICDGAYRPGDNKDRWLTYNDKHVSETTGASVCHNRQQTAYLLFYVKQVRQQLFSMDRNMCL is encoded by the exons ATGTTTTCTTGCTTTTGTAGACGACAGAAG AGAAACTGTCAAGATGACGTGGAAGTTAGAGACGAGCCATGCTCCGGCCCACAAAAGAG TGTCATTATTGAAAAGGAGCCAAAGCAACACACTGTGGTCCCCGACACCAAAAAGTCCTGGTGGCGTAGGTTGTTCTGTCGTAAGAAG CAGACTCCTGTGGAAGATGTGAAAGACGACGCACAGACTACATCTACTGCCACAGAAATAAG TATCAACACCAGCGAGGAGTCTCAGCATGAAGATGGTGTCCAGGAGGTTTCATCCGCCCCTGAAACTTCAGCCTCAGCTGCAACtgaggatgaagaagaagacatggagttgttgtcttcttctatgtgttttttttctttaatcagCAGCATCGACGCTGACGAGGAGTCCGAGGAAGGAGCTGGTGTCCCTGAAGATGAAGAAGCAGCTAGTGCTAACCCCAGCATCCAGTCTGAAGATGGTGAAGCTGTGGAGAAGGCTTCATCCTCCGCTGACATTCTGGTCTCAACTGAGGATAAAGACGTACCAGAAGACACagagttgttgtcttctgcccCAGAAGATAAGTATATGTCCTTTTCTTGTATTAGCAGCACCAACAAGGAGTCTGAGGAAGAAGCTGGTGTTCAGGAGGCTTCACCCACCGCTGAAGATGAAGAAGCAACCAGTGCTAACACCACCATTGAGCCTGATCACGATGAGCCTGTTGAGAAGGCTTCCAGTTGGCTTCGCTGGCTGGTGCCTCGCCGTAAG AAACAGAAGGTGGAGACAGAACCTCCATCTGAGACAGCAGAGATGGACACAGATTGCACTGAGGCCCAGCCATTTATCATTCACAGTAAAAAACTCAACCCAATAGGTCAGGGTGGGAGTATAGATGTTGAAACTCTCAACGCCGATATATATAGAAAAGTGTTCCTTCGGCAAAAGAATTTGTTGCAGGAAAAAACCTCAGCCAGCACAGACGTCATTCCCAGAGAGGAGCTGGTCTGCCTCGG GTTCCCCAACCTGGCGCAGACCTGCTACATGAACTCCACCCTGCAAGGCCTCCTGACGCTGAGACCTTTTGTTCACGACATCATCAAGCAGAAGAAGGTGTGGATGTCTCACCCCGGATCTAAAGTCCTCAG aCGGTTTGTAGATGTGGGACACAGCCACTTTAACAGCAACAAGAGAGAGGCAAAAAGTGTCCTGGCTGCTTTTAAAGACGCTGTCGCTGAGTTTAACTCAGAGTTTAAGGACCATCAGCAGAAA GATGCCCATGAGTTCCTCAGCTCCTTGTTGAATCAGATGAAGTCTCTGAACTTTGACCTGCAGGAATCAGCAGTTAACATGGGCTTCAGATACACCTGCCCTGTTGATGCTCACATCACCTTCCAGATGTTGAGCACCAGGACCTGCAAAGG ATGCGGTAAACAATCCATGAGGGAGGAGGATTATATCAACCTGTCGCTAGACCTGGTGCATGGCGGCTCAGTAAACCAGTGTCTAAAGGACTACCTTAAA GTGAACCAGTTGGAGTATCGGTGTGAGTGTGGTGCAGAGCAGTCAACGCAGCGGCCGTCCTTCTTGACCCTGCCAAA TGTACTGATCCTGCAGCTGAAGAGATTCAGCTTCACCAAAACCTACGACCTGGTGAAGGTGCAGAGCCCCGTTGTTTTATCAAGAGAGCTGCTGGTGAATCCAGAATCTAGCGTTGCCGAACAG acAACAACTCGCTACTCTCTGGTGAGCATCGTCAGCCATTTAGGATCCACAGCCAACTCTG gACATTATATTTGTGACGGAGCCTACAGACCGGGAGATAATAAAGACCGATGGCTAACTTACAACGACAAACACGTCAGTGAGACGACCGGCGCGTCTGTCTGCCACAATCGCCAACAAACAGCCTACCTGCTGTTCTACGTGAAGCAGGTAAGACAACAGCTCTTCTCTATGGACAGAAATATGTGTCTTTGA
- the LOC131974111 gene encoding ubiquitin carboxyl-terminal hydrolase 29-like isoform X2, producing MFSCFCRRQKRNCQDDVEVRDEPCSGPQKSVIIEKEPKQHTVVPDTKKSWWRRLFCRKKQTPVEDVKDDAQTTSTATEISSINTSEESQHEDGVQEVSSAPETSASAATEDEEEDMELLSSSMCFFSLISSIDADEESEEGAGVPEDEEAASANPSIQSEDGEAVEKASSSADILVSTEDKDVPEDTELLSSAPEDKYMSFSCISSTNKESEEEAGVQEASPTAEDEEATSANTTIEPDHDEPVEKASSWLRWLVPRRKKQKVETEPPSETAEMDTDCTEAQPFIIHSKKLNPIGQGGSIDVETLNADIYRKVFLRQKNLLQEKTSASTDVIPREELVCLGFPNLAQTCYMNSTLQGLLTLRPFVHDIIKQKKVWMSHPGSKVLRRFVDVGHSHFNSNKREAKSVLAAFKDAVAEFNSEFKDHQQKDAHEFLSSLLNQMKSLNFDLQESAVNMGFRYTCPVDAHITFQMLSTRTCKGCGKQSMREEDYINLSLDLVHGGSVNQCLKDYLKVNQLEYRCECGAEQSTQRPSFLTLPNVLILQLKRFSFTKTYDLVKVQSPVVLSRELLVNPESSVAEQTTTRYSLVSIVSHLGSTANSGHYICDGAYRPGDNKDRWLTYNDKHVSETTGASVCHNRQQTAYLLFYVKQVRQQLFSMDRNMCL from the exons ATGTTTTCTTGCTTTTGTAGACGACAGAAG AGAAACTGTCAAGATGACGTGGAAGTTAGAGACGAGCCATGCTCCGGCCCACAAAAGAG TGTCATTATTGAAAAGGAGCCAAAGCAACACACTGTGGTCCCCGACACCAAAAAGTCCTGGTGGCGTAGGTTGTTCTGTCGTAAGAAG CAGACTCCTGTGGAAGATGTGAAAGACGACGCACAGACTACATCTACTGCCACAGAAATAAG CAGTATCAACACCAGCGAGGAGTCTCAGCATGAAGATGGTGTCCAGGAGGTTTCATCCGCCCCTGAAACTTCAGCCTCAGCTGCAACtgaggatgaagaagaagacatggagttgttgtcttcttctatgtgttttttttctttaatcagCAGCATCGACGCTGACGAGGAGTCCGAGGAAGGAGCTGGTGTCCCTGAAGATGAAGAAGCAGCTAGTGCTAACCCCAGCATCCAGTCTGAAGATGGTGAAGCTGTGGAGAAGGCTTCATCCTCCGCTGACATTCTGGTCTCAACTGAGGATAAAGACGTACCAGAAGACACagagttgttgtcttctgcccCAGAAGATAAGTATATGTCCTTTTCTTGTATTAGCAGCACCAACAAGGAGTCTGAGGAAGAAGCTGGTGTTCAGGAGGCTTCACCCACCGCTGAAGATGAAGAAGCAACCAGTGCTAACACCACCATTGAGCCTGATCACGATGAGCCTGTTGAGAAGGCTTCCAGTTGGCTTCGCTGGCTGGTGCCTCGCCGTAAG AAACAGAAGGTGGAGACAGAACCTCCATCTGAGACAGCAGAGATGGACACAGATTGCACTGAGGCCCAGCCATTTATCATTCACAGTAAAAAACTCAACCCAATAGGTCAGGGTGGGAGTATAGATGTTGAAACTCTCAACGCCGATATATATAGAAAAGTGTTCCTTCGGCAAAAGAATTTGTTGCAGGAAAAAACCTCAGCCAGCACAGACGTCATTCCCAGAGAGGAGCTGGTCTGCCTCGG GTTCCCCAACCTGGCGCAGACCTGCTACATGAACTCCACCCTGCAAGGCCTCCTGACGCTGAGACCTTTTGTTCACGACATCATCAAGCAGAAGAAGGTGTGGATGTCTCACCCCGGATCTAAAGTCCTCAG aCGGTTTGTAGATGTGGGACACAGCCACTTTAACAGCAACAAGAGAGAGGCAAAAAGTGTCCTGGCTGCTTTTAAAGACGCTGTCGCTGAGTTTAACTCAGAGTTTAAGGACCATCAGCAGAAA GATGCCCATGAGTTCCTCAGCTCCTTGTTGAATCAGATGAAGTCTCTGAACTTTGACCTGCAGGAATCAGCAGTTAACATGGGCTTCAGATACACCTGCCCTGTTGATGCTCACATCACCTTCCAGATGTTGAGCACCAGGACCTGCAAAGG ATGCGGTAAACAATCCATGAGGGAGGAGGATTATATCAACCTGTCGCTAGACCTGGTGCATGGCGGCTCAGTAAACCAGTGTCTAAAGGACTACCTTAAA GTGAACCAGTTGGAGTATCGGTGTGAGTGTGGTGCAGAGCAGTCAACGCAGCGGCCGTCCTTCTTGACCCTGCCAAA TGTACTGATCCTGCAGCTGAAGAGATTCAGCTTCACCAAAACCTACGACCTGGTGAAGGTGCAGAGCCCCGTTGTTTTATCAAGAGAGCTGCTGGTGAATCCAGAATCTAGCGTTGCCGAACAG acAACAACTCGCTACTCTCTGGTGAGCATCGTCAGCCATTTAGGATCCACAGCCAACTCTG gACATTATATTTGTGACGGAGCCTACAGACCGGGAGATAATAAAGACCGATGGCTAACTTACAACGACAAACACGTCAGTGAGACGACCGGCGCGTCTGTCTGCCACAATCGCCAACAAACAGCCTACCTGCTGTTCTACGTGAAGCAGGTAAGACAACAGCTCTTCTCTATGGACAGAAATATGTGTCTTTGA
- the LOC131974111 gene encoding ubiquitin carboxyl-terminal hydrolase 29-like isoform X1 codes for MFSCFCRRQKRNCQDDVEVRDEPCSGPQKSVIIEKEPKQHTVVPDTKKSWWRRLFCRKKQQTPVEDVKDDAQTTSTATEISSINTSEESQHEDGVQEVSSAPETSASAATEDEEEDMELLSSSMCFFSLISSIDADEESEEGAGVPEDEEAASANPSIQSEDGEAVEKASSSADILVSTEDKDVPEDTELLSSAPEDKYMSFSCISSTNKESEEEAGVQEASPTAEDEEATSANTTIEPDHDEPVEKASSWLRWLVPRRKKQKVETEPPSETAEMDTDCTEAQPFIIHSKKLNPIGQGGSIDVETLNADIYRKVFLRQKNLLQEKTSASTDVIPREELVCLGFPNLAQTCYMNSTLQGLLTLRPFVHDIIKQKKVWMSHPGSKVLRRFVDVGHSHFNSNKREAKSVLAAFKDAVAEFNSEFKDHQQKDAHEFLSSLLNQMKSLNFDLQESAVNMGFRYTCPVDAHITFQMLSTRTCKGCGKQSMREEDYINLSLDLVHGGSVNQCLKDYLKVNQLEYRCECGAEQSTQRPSFLTLPNVLILQLKRFSFTKTYDLVKVQSPVVLSRELLVNPESSVAEQTTTRYSLVSIVSHLGSTANSGHYICDGAYRPGDNKDRWLTYNDKHVSETTGASVCHNRQQTAYLLFYVKQVRQQLFSMDRNMCL; via the exons ATGTTTTCTTGCTTTTGTAGACGACAGAAG AGAAACTGTCAAGATGACGTGGAAGTTAGAGACGAGCCATGCTCCGGCCCACAAAAGAG TGTCATTATTGAAAAGGAGCCAAAGCAACACACTGTGGTCCCCGACACCAAAAAGTCCTGGTGGCGTAGGTTGTTCTGTCGTAAGAAG CAGCAGACTCCTGTGGAAGATGTGAAAGACGACGCACAGACTACATCTACTGCCACAGAAATAAG CAGTATCAACACCAGCGAGGAGTCTCAGCATGAAGATGGTGTCCAGGAGGTTTCATCCGCCCCTGAAACTTCAGCCTCAGCTGCAACtgaggatgaagaagaagacatggagttgttgtcttcttctatgtgttttttttctttaatcagCAGCATCGACGCTGACGAGGAGTCCGAGGAAGGAGCTGGTGTCCCTGAAGATGAAGAAGCAGCTAGTGCTAACCCCAGCATCCAGTCTGAAGATGGTGAAGCTGTGGAGAAGGCTTCATCCTCCGCTGACATTCTGGTCTCAACTGAGGATAAAGACGTACCAGAAGACACagagttgttgtcttctgcccCAGAAGATAAGTATATGTCCTTTTCTTGTATTAGCAGCACCAACAAGGAGTCTGAGGAAGAAGCTGGTGTTCAGGAGGCTTCACCCACCGCTGAAGATGAAGAAGCAACCAGTGCTAACACCACCATTGAGCCTGATCACGATGAGCCTGTTGAGAAGGCTTCCAGTTGGCTTCGCTGGCTGGTGCCTCGCCGTAAG AAACAGAAGGTGGAGACAGAACCTCCATCTGAGACAGCAGAGATGGACACAGATTGCACTGAGGCCCAGCCATTTATCATTCACAGTAAAAAACTCAACCCAATAGGTCAGGGTGGGAGTATAGATGTTGAAACTCTCAACGCCGATATATATAGAAAAGTGTTCCTTCGGCAAAAGAATTTGTTGCAGGAAAAAACCTCAGCCAGCACAGACGTCATTCCCAGAGAGGAGCTGGTCTGCCTCGG GTTCCCCAACCTGGCGCAGACCTGCTACATGAACTCCACCCTGCAAGGCCTCCTGACGCTGAGACCTTTTGTTCACGACATCATCAAGCAGAAGAAGGTGTGGATGTCTCACCCCGGATCTAAAGTCCTCAG aCGGTTTGTAGATGTGGGACACAGCCACTTTAACAGCAACAAGAGAGAGGCAAAAAGTGTCCTGGCTGCTTTTAAAGACGCTGTCGCTGAGTTTAACTCAGAGTTTAAGGACCATCAGCAGAAA GATGCCCATGAGTTCCTCAGCTCCTTGTTGAATCAGATGAAGTCTCTGAACTTTGACCTGCAGGAATCAGCAGTTAACATGGGCTTCAGATACACCTGCCCTGTTGATGCTCACATCACCTTCCAGATGTTGAGCACCAGGACCTGCAAAGG ATGCGGTAAACAATCCATGAGGGAGGAGGATTATATCAACCTGTCGCTAGACCTGGTGCATGGCGGCTCAGTAAACCAGTGTCTAAAGGACTACCTTAAA GTGAACCAGTTGGAGTATCGGTGTGAGTGTGGTGCAGAGCAGTCAACGCAGCGGCCGTCCTTCTTGACCCTGCCAAA TGTACTGATCCTGCAGCTGAAGAGATTCAGCTTCACCAAAACCTACGACCTGGTGAAGGTGCAGAGCCCCGTTGTTTTATCAAGAGAGCTGCTGGTGAATCCAGAATCTAGCGTTGCCGAACAG acAACAACTCGCTACTCTCTGGTGAGCATCGTCAGCCATTTAGGATCCACAGCCAACTCTG gACATTATATTTGTGACGGAGCCTACAGACCGGGAGATAATAAAGACCGATGGCTAACTTACAACGACAAACACGTCAGTGAGACGACCGGCGCGTCTGTCTGCCACAATCGCCAACAAACAGCCTACCTGCTGTTCTACGTGAAGCAGGTAAGACAACAGCTCTTCTCTATGGACAGAAATATGTGTCTTTGA
- the LOC131974111 gene encoding ubiquitin carboxyl-terminal hydrolase 29-like isoform X4, which translates to MFSCFCRRQKRNCQDDVEVRDEPCSGPQKSVIIEKEPKQHTVVPDTKKSWWRRLFCRKKQQTPVEDVKDDAQTTSTATEISSINTSEESQHEDGVQEVSSAPETSASAATEDEEEDMELLSSSMCFFSLISSIDADEESEEGAGVPEDEEAASANPSIQSEDGEAVEKASSSADILVSTEDKDVPEDTELLSSAPEDKYMSFSCISSTNKESEEEAGVQEASPTAEDEEATSANTTIEPDHDEPVEKASSWLRWLVPRRKKQKVETEPPSETAEMDTDCTEAQPFIIHSKKLNPIGQGGSIDVETLNADIYRKVFLRQKNLLQEKTSASTDVIPREELVCLGFPNLAQTCYMNSTLQGLLTLRPFVHDIIKQKKVWMSHPGSKVLRRFVDVGHSHFNSNKREAKSVLAAFKDAVAEFNSEFKDHQQKDAHEFLSSLLNQMKSLNFDLQESAVNMGFRYTCPVDAHITFQMLSTRTCKGCGKQSMREEDYINLSLDLVHGGSVNQCLKDYLKVNQLEYRCECGAEQSTQRPSFLTLPNVLILQLKRFSFTKTYDLVKVQSPVVLSRELLVNPESSVAEQTTTRYSLVSIVSHLGSTANSGHYICDGAYRPGDNKDRWLTYNDKHVSETTGASVCHNRQQTAYLLFYVKQQ; encoded by the exons ATGTTTTCTTGCTTTTGTAGACGACAGAAG AGAAACTGTCAAGATGACGTGGAAGTTAGAGACGAGCCATGCTCCGGCCCACAAAAGAG TGTCATTATTGAAAAGGAGCCAAAGCAACACACTGTGGTCCCCGACACCAAAAAGTCCTGGTGGCGTAGGTTGTTCTGTCGTAAGAAG CAGCAGACTCCTGTGGAAGATGTGAAAGACGACGCACAGACTACATCTACTGCCACAGAAATAAG CAGTATCAACACCAGCGAGGAGTCTCAGCATGAAGATGGTGTCCAGGAGGTTTCATCCGCCCCTGAAACTTCAGCCTCAGCTGCAACtgaggatgaagaagaagacatggagttgttgtcttcttctatgtgttttttttctttaatcagCAGCATCGACGCTGACGAGGAGTCCGAGGAAGGAGCTGGTGTCCCTGAAGATGAAGAAGCAGCTAGTGCTAACCCCAGCATCCAGTCTGAAGATGGTGAAGCTGTGGAGAAGGCTTCATCCTCCGCTGACATTCTGGTCTCAACTGAGGATAAAGACGTACCAGAAGACACagagttgttgtcttctgcccCAGAAGATAAGTATATGTCCTTTTCTTGTATTAGCAGCACCAACAAGGAGTCTGAGGAAGAAGCTGGTGTTCAGGAGGCTTCACCCACCGCTGAAGATGAAGAAGCAACCAGTGCTAACACCACCATTGAGCCTGATCACGATGAGCCTGTTGAGAAGGCTTCCAGTTGGCTTCGCTGGCTGGTGCCTCGCCGTAAG AAACAGAAGGTGGAGACAGAACCTCCATCTGAGACAGCAGAGATGGACACAGATTGCACTGAGGCCCAGCCATTTATCATTCACAGTAAAAAACTCAACCCAATAGGTCAGGGTGGGAGTATAGATGTTGAAACTCTCAACGCCGATATATATAGAAAAGTGTTCCTTCGGCAAAAGAATTTGTTGCAGGAAAAAACCTCAGCCAGCACAGACGTCATTCCCAGAGAGGAGCTGGTCTGCCTCGG GTTCCCCAACCTGGCGCAGACCTGCTACATGAACTCCACCCTGCAAGGCCTCCTGACGCTGAGACCTTTTGTTCACGACATCATCAAGCAGAAGAAGGTGTGGATGTCTCACCCCGGATCTAAAGTCCTCAG aCGGTTTGTAGATGTGGGACACAGCCACTTTAACAGCAACAAGAGAGAGGCAAAAAGTGTCCTGGCTGCTTTTAAAGACGCTGTCGCTGAGTTTAACTCAGAGTTTAAGGACCATCAGCAGAAA GATGCCCATGAGTTCCTCAGCTCCTTGTTGAATCAGATGAAGTCTCTGAACTTTGACCTGCAGGAATCAGCAGTTAACATGGGCTTCAGATACACCTGCCCTGTTGATGCTCACATCACCTTCCAGATGTTGAGCACCAGGACCTGCAAAGG ATGCGGTAAACAATCCATGAGGGAGGAGGATTATATCAACCTGTCGCTAGACCTGGTGCATGGCGGCTCAGTAAACCAGTGTCTAAAGGACTACCTTAAA GTGAACCAGTTGGAGTATCGGTGTGAGTGTGGTGCAGAGCAGTCAACGCAGCGGCCGTCCTTCTTGACCCTGCCAAA TGTACTGATCCTGCAGCTGAAGAGATTCAGCTTCACCAAAACCTACGACCTGGTGAAGGTGCAGAGCCCCGTTGTTTTATCAAGAGAGCTGCTGGTGAATCCAGAATCTAGCGTTGCCGAACAG acAACAACTCGCTACTCTCTGGTGAGCATCGTCAGCCATTTAGGATCCACAGCCAACTCTG gACATTATATTTGTGACGGAGCCTACAGACCGGGAGATAATAAAGACCGATGGCTAACTTACAACGACAAACACGTCAGTGAGACGACCGGCGCGTCTGTCTGCCACAATCGCCAACAAACAGCCTACCTGCTGTTCTACGTGAAGCAG CAGTAG